CAGTCAAGGAGCGGTGGCTGTGATGCGCTTCGCTGAGGCGCCTGACAGACTGCCGCTCAATTATTTCTGTGGAAATCAATGGATAAAGGTTACCGATTACTGGAACGCATTGAGCTGGGCGAATCGAAAAACAGCTACGATACCGTCGGATCAACTCAGTATCTGATTGAGTCGATTCATTATCATCTGGCGGATTTGCTGAATACGCATACCGGCAACGCCATGATTGCGCTGGATTACGGGCTGCCTGATTTCAATGATGTGCTGGCGGATAAATCCAACATTGTCAGAGAAATCCGGCACAGTGTGAAACAGACAATCGAAAAATATGAACCCCGATTAACCGGTGTTGTCGTCCGGTATATTCCCCACGCGGATAATCCGCTGCAGCTGAATTTTGCCGTCAGTGGTGAGGTGTATCACAACGACAAGAAAACCATGATGAATATCGACTTATCCGTAGGCGTAGACGGTAAGTTTTCTGTATAGAGCCGACGAGTATGACCTATAGCAAGTATTTCCAGGACGAGCTTTCCTTTCTGAAAGAAGCAGGCTCTGAATTTTCCAAAAGTCACCCGCAGTTAACGAAATTTCTGTCTGAAAGCAGCAATGACCCGGACGTGGAACGGTTGCTGGAAGGTTTTGCAT
The Photobacterium sp. GJ3 DNA segment above includes these coding regions:
- the tssE gene encoding type VI secretion system baseplate subunit TssE translates to MDKGYRLLERIELGESKNSYDTVGSTQYLIESIHYHLADLLNTHTGNAMIALDYGLPDFNDVLADKSNIVREIRHSVKQTIEKYEPRLTGVVVRYIPHADNPLQLNFAVSGEVYHNDKKTMMNIDLSVGVDGKFSV